A stretch of DNA from Micromonospora peucetia:
CTGGTCGTCGGCGAGCAGGTCAACGCCCAGACCGGGATCGGCTTCCTGATGATGGAGGCGCGGGAGTTCAGCCAGACCGACGTGGTCGTGCTCGGCCTGCTGATCTACGCGCTGCTCGGCCTGGCGTCCGACCTGGCGCTGCGGGTCGCGGAGAGGAGGACGCTGACATGGCGTCGCGGACTGCGGGCGACCTGACCGGCGCGGCGCCGGTGCTGACCGCCCACGCGGTACGCCGGGCGTTCGGCCCCACCGTCGTGCTGGCCGGCGTCGACCTGGCGATCTCCCGGGGCGAAGTGGTGGCCCTGCTGGGCGGCAGCGGCTCCGGCAAGAGCACCCTGCTGCGCATCCTCGCCGGCCTGGACGGCGAGGCCACCGGAGGAACCACCGTGCACGGCACGGCCGCGGTGGTGTTCCAGGAACACCGGCTGCTGCCCTGGAAACGGGTCGCGGAGAACGTCGGGCTCGGCCTGTCCGGCCCGGACACCGACCGGCGGATCAGCCAGGCACTGGCCGAGGTCGGGCTGGCCGACCGACGCCGCGCGTGGCCCGCCGAACTGTCCGGCGGCCAGGCCCAGCGGGTGGCCGTCGCCCGGGCGCTGGTCCGCGAGCCCGACCTGCTGCTGCTCGACGAACCGTTCGGTGCCCTCGACGCGCTCACCCGGCTGCGGATGCAGGGGCTGCTGCGCCGGCTGCGCGCCGAGCACGGCTTCGCCGCCCTGCTGGTCACCCACGACGTGGAGGAGGCCCTGCTGCTCGCCGACCGGATCCTGCTGCTGGAGGCGGGCGTCATCGCGGAGGAGCTTCCCGTCGACCTGGGGCACGGCCGTACGCCGGACGATCCGGCCTTCGGGGCGCTGCGTCGCCACCTGCTCGACCGACTCGGCGTGCCCGCCGCCTGACCGCCACCACACCCCGACGACTCCGGCCTCGGCCCCACACCTCGGTGGCGGCCGGGGCCGGTCTCGCCGCCCCGGGCCCGAGCGGTGCGCCTGACCCGGCTCGGTACCGCGATGGGTGCGCTGGCCGCCGCCGCGGCCGGTGAGCGCGACCCGGTCGGCGGCCTGGACCCGGAGTACGTCACCGGCGGGGTGAACCTCGGCCGGGTACGCCGGCCCCCTGCCGATCGGCAAGGCCCTCGACGACGTGCTGCTCGCGTACGAGATGAACGGTCGTCCGCTGCCGCCCGACCACGGATTCCCGGTGCGGGTGGTCGTGCCGGGCTGGATCGGGATCTCGTCGATCAAGTGGGTCGGCCCGGTGGAGGTCTCCGCGACCGCCCTGTTCTCACCGTGGAACACCCGGTTCTACCGGATGTTCGGTCCCGGCTACCCCGACGACGGTGGGCTCCTGACGACCCAGGCCGTCAAGAGCGCCTTCGAGCTGCCCTGGGACGCCCGGATACCAGCCGGCGTGAGCGTGCTGCTGCGCGGCCGGTCCTGGTCCGGCAACGGCCCCGTCCGGCAGGTCGAGATCAGCACCGACGACCGGGACGACTGGCGGCCCGCCGACCTCGTACCGGACGACGAGGGCGGGCCGTGGCAGCGGTGGACGGCGCTGTGGCGCCCGCCGGGGCCGGGCCGCTGGACGCTGCGGGCCCGGGCCACCGACAGCACCGGAGCCGGCCAGCCCGAGCTGGCCAGGCACAACACCCTCGGCTACATGTTCGACGGGATCGTCCGGCACCCGGTCACGGTCGGCTGAGCCCGCCGGCTCCCCGTCGGCGGGCCCGACGGGGAGCCGGTTCAGGCGGTACGCCGGACCGCCCCGGCCGCCAGCCCGGCGTACCGGCCCTGGTGGTGGAGCAGGGGCGAGCCGGCGTCGGCGTGCCGGAGAAGTTCCGGCTCGGCCAGCACGACGGCGTGGTCGCCGACGGGCACCCGGTCGACCACCCGGCAGAGCAGCCAGGCCAGGACACCGGCGAGGATCGGCACCCCCTCCGGTCCGGTACGCCATCGGGTGGGTACGGCGAACCGGTCGATGCCGCTGGTGGCGAACGTCCGGGCCAACTGCTGCTGGTGTTCGGCGAGCAGGTGAACCGCCACGTGCCGGGCACCGGCCAGGGTGGGCCAGCTGGACGAACCGACGTTCACGCAGAACGACACGATCGGCGGCGCCAGCGACACCGAGGTGAACGACGTGGCGGTGAAGCCGACCGCCGGAGCGCCGGGCGCGGTGACCACGGTGACGGTGCTGGCCTGGTGGCGCAGCACCGTCCGCAACGCGTCGGCGTCGGCCGCCCAGCCGCTGTCGATCCCGTCCTGCCACCCACCGATGAGAGGGTCGGTGTCGTGCCGCGCGATGACCATCGGAACCTTCCGGAGGAGTCAGGCAACGAAATCGTGGAAGAACAGCGTCGCCAGCCCGAGCGCCAGGGCCAGGTTGAACACGGTGGCCCCGGCGAAGACCGTGACGGGCCGCCACCCGGCCTCCCGAATCGACGCCACCCGGACCTCCAGGCCGATGCTGACGAAGGCCAGGATCAGGAACCAGACCCGCAGGTCGTTGACGACGGCGATGGTGGCCTTGCCGTCCGCGCCCGCCGCGTCCAGGTACCAGGTGGCGATCACCGAGGCGGCGACGAAGCCGAGGACGAACTTCGGGAACCGGCGCCACAGCTCCCCCACGCCGGGCCGGGCTGCCCCCGGCCGGCGCTCCACCCGCAGGGTGAAGTACGCGGTGAGGGCCACCGCCACCACCCCCATCAGGGCGTTCTGGGTGACCTTGACGATGCTGGCGATCTGCAGGGCCTCCTCCCCGGCCAGCGCCCCGGCCGCGGTGACCGCCGCGGTGGTGTCGATGTTGCCGCCGATCCACGCGCCGGCCACCGCGTTGGAGAGCCCGAGCAGGTCGGCCAGCCACGGCAGAATGAAGATCGACGGCAGGGCGAAGACGATGACCAGGCTGGCCGTGTACGCCAACTGCTCGCGGCGGGCCCGCACCGCGCCCGCGGCGGTGATCGCGGCGCTGACCCCGCAGATCGACACCGCCGAGGCGAGCAGCGCCCGCAGCTTGTCGTCGAGCCCGAGCCGGCCGGCCAGCCACCAGGTGAACAGGAACACCCCGCTGATCAGCAGGACCGCCTGGGCGAGCGCCGGGCCGGCGGCACTGGCGATCACCGCCAGGTTGATCGAGGCACCGAGCAGCACCAGGCCGGTCTTGACGAAGAACTCGGTACGGAACGCCGCGGCGATCCGGTCGTGCAGCCCGAGCCGGGTGACCGCGACGTTGCCGAGCAGCCCGAGCAGGATCGCGTACACGGGATACTCGACCGCCGCGGCGACGTCCTCGACGGCGCTGCCCTCGGCCCAGGCCGGGACGTTCTGCTCCAGGATGCGGGTGAGCGCCGCGAGGACCAGCACCACGAGCAGGCCCAGCCCCGTCCAGGCCCAGTACGGGCCGGACCTGGCGGTGCCCCCGGGCGGGGTGTGGACCGGTTCTTCGGCCGGCGGCGTGGGGGCCGGTTCTCCGACCGACGCGGCGGGGTCGGTGGCGACGTTCTGCCCGGCGGCCGTCAGGGCACCGGACCGGGCGGGATCCTGCCCGGCGGCCATCAGGGCACCAGCCCGGCGGGAATGGCACCGACCAGCACCAGGCCGACAAGCACGAGGCCGAGGACGGTGGCGGCCCAGTCCTCGTTGAACGCGAGCCGGGACTCGTTGTCGGTGGGTGTGGTCTGGGGTGACGGATCACTGCTCATGGCGTTCCTTCGTATAGGGCGGTCGACCGTGCGCGGGCAGGGTCACCTGAGGAGGGGCGCGGCCGTGCCGCGGGAGTGAACGGAGACCCCGCGGAGCCGGCGCGCGACGGCGGGGAGTGTGTGGGCGGCGCGCAGCGCGTGCGTGACGCCTCGGGTGGGCTCGGCAGCTGACCCGGATCGCGGTGGCGCTGGCGGTGAACGCGCCGGCTCAGCCTGTGCCCGGGTGTGGCAGCGGACGGCCGGCGAGGCGGAACCGGACGGTCAGGCCGTCGGGCGCGGGCCGGGACAGAGCTGCGAGGCGACCCGCATCAGGTCGATGACCCGACGGGAGGTGAGCACGCGAGCGGCCAACATGGCCCCAGTTTCCTACTTAACCAGTAGGAATACAAGACCCTTTCACCCTTCGATTGCCGGGTGCGGCCGGCGCGATGCCCAGCGCCAGCGCTGCCGCGATGCGATGCGGCGCGATGCGATGCGGTGCGGTCCTTCGGCGGTGCGGTTTGCACAAGCGGTGCGGTGCGGTGCACCAGCGGTTGCGGTTGCGGTGCGCCGCTCAGCGGCGGCGGGCGTACGCCAGCGGCAGCGGGCTCGGCTGGCCGCTCCAGGTGCCGGTCAGCACCGCGCCGTCCGACGCGGTGCCGCCGTCGAGGCGGCGGACGACGGCCAACTCCACGGAATCCGTGACGATGAGGGTGAGATCGTCCCCCACCACGTCCCGTACGGTGCCGACGGCCGGGACGTCGGCGCCCCGGGGGCCGCTACCGGCGATGGCCATCGTCGGCTCGCGGTGCTCCCGCCGGCCGTCGACCTCGAAGAACACCTCCGCCTGCCCGGCATCGGCGAGCACGGCCGCCGCCAGCGTCGCGGCGTAGACGGGGTCTCCGCAGGCGTCGTACACCCAGCGGCGGCCGAGCACGGAGTGCTCGGTGGTGCCGACAAGGAAGTCGTCGCCGCCGTCCAGGGGTGCGCCACGGTATGTGAGCGGGACCTGGTGGATCGGCCCGTCGCCGACCCTGACGAGCAGCGTCTCGAC
This window harbors:
- a CDS encoding ABC transporter ATP-binding protein, yielding MASRTAGDLTGAAPVLTAHAVRRAFGPTVVLAGVDLAISRGEVVALLGGSGSGKSTLLRILAGLDGEATGGTTVHGTAAVVFQEHRLLPWKRVAENVGLGLSGPDTDRRISQALAEVGLADRRRAWPAELSGGQAQRVAVARALVREPDLLLLDEPFGALDALTRLRMQGLLRRLRAEHGFAALLVTHDVEEALLLADRILLLEAGVIAEELPVDLGHGRTPDDPAFGALRRHLLDRLGVPAA
- a CDS encoding molybdopterin-dependent oxidoreductase is translated as MLLAYEMNGRPLPPDHGFPVRVVVPGWIGISSIKWVGPVEVSATALFSPWNTRFYRMFGPGYPDDGGLLTTQAVKSAFELPWDARIPAGVSVLLRGRSWSGNGPVRQVEISTDDRDDWRPADLVPDDEGGPWQRWTALWRPPGPGRWTLRARATDSTGAGQPELARHNTLGYMFDGIVRHPVTVG
- a CDS encoding flavin reductase family protein, with protein sequence MVIARHDTDPLIGGWQDGIDSGWAADADALRTVLRHQASTVTVVTAPGAPAVGFTATSFTSVSLAPPIVSFCVNVGSSSWPTLAGARHVAVHLLAEHQQQLARTFATSGIDRFAVPTRWRTGPEGVPILAGVLAWLLCRVVDRVPVGDHAVVLAEPELLRHADAGSPLLHHQGRYAGLAAGAVRRTA
- a CDS encoding YeiH family protein, encoding MAAGQDPARSGALTAAGQNVATDPAASVGEPAPTPPAEEPVHTPPGGTARSGPYWAWTGLGLLVVLVLAALTRILEQNVPAWAEGSAVEDVAAAVEYPVYAILLGLLGNVAVTRLGLHDRIAAAFRTEFFVKTGLVLLGASINLAVIASAAGPALAQAVLLISGVFLFTWWLAGRLGLDDKLRALLASAVSICGVSAAITAAGAVRARREQLAYTASLVIVFALPSIFILPWLADLLGLSNAVAGAWIGGNIDTTAAVTAAGALAGEEALQIASIVKVTQNALMGVVAVALTAYFTLRVERRPGAARPGVGELWRRFPKFVLGFVAASVIATWYLDAAGADGKATIAVVNDLRVWFLILAFVSIGLEVRVASIREAGWRPVTVFAGATVFNLALALGLATLFFHDFVA
- a CDS encoding CG0192-related protein encodes the protein MALLHRAEMHPTKFALLAAWLPARAWYQGPAAPDLAGVAAYRFDDPAGAVGVETLLVRVGDGPIHQVPLTYRGAPLDGGDDFLVGTTEHSVLGRRWVYDACGDPVYAATLAAAVLADAGQAEVFFEVDGRREHREPTMAIAGSGPRGADVPAVGTVRDVVGDDLTLIVTDSVELAVVRRLDGGTASDGAVLTGTWSGQPSPLPLAYARRR